One genomic region from Apium graveolens cultivar Ventura unplaced genomic scaffold, ASM990537v1 ctg8013, whole genome shotgun sequence encodes:
- the LOC141704578 gene encoding AT-hook motif nuclear-localized protein 29-like — METLNIYAMQRGSGVCIFNGKGTVWNVIIHQHASSSLSGGVITLPGAFEIISITGTVLPPPAPPRFGSLSIFLSGGQGQVLGGKVVGPLIAKGAVILMVATFANAVFERIPLERHGGAERENAANGANQVQEVQPLISQAFTVIASVGTSLSLFNAGPAVDLPNNFVAPGPPI, encoded by the coding sequence ATGGAGACCCTTAACATATATGCAATGCAGAGAGGCAGTGGTGTGTGTATCTTTAATGGGAAGGGGACAGTTTGGAATGTTATCATCCACCAACATGCTTCTTCTTCCTTGTCTGGGGGCGTTATTACACTGCCAGGTGCTTTTGAGATTATTTCGATTACTGGGACAGTGCTTCCTCCCCCGGCTCCACCAAGATTCGGGAGCCTATCGATCTTTTTATCAGGAGGACAAGGGCAGGTTCTTGGGGGAAAAGTGGTAGGTCCGCTGATTGCCAAAGGTGCAGTTATTTTGATGGTGGCTACTTTTGCCAATGCGGTATTTGAGCGTATACCATTGGAGAGGCACGGGGGAGCAGAGCGGGAAAATGCAGCAAATGGTGCTAATCAGGTGCAGGAGGTTCAGCCACTGATATCTCAGGCATTTACCGTGATAGCAAGTGTTGGTACTAGTCTTTCTTTATTTAATGCAGGGCCTGCTGTAGATTTGCCAAATAATTTTGTTGCACCAGGGCCTCCCATTTAG